A genomic segment from Coregonus clupeaformis isolate EN_2021a unplaced genomic scaffold, ASM2061545v1 scaf1180, whole genome shotgun sequence encodes:
- the LOC121547765 gene encoding CDGSH iron-sulfur domain-containing protein 1 isoform X1, protein MSSNVSLSKVGGLPELDTGSVCFFCFTAELVAAIGVTAGATAVGILLLQHFSKGSGVKPKVNFDLQKDNPKVVHAFDIEDLGDKAVYCRCWRSKKFPYCDGAHAKHNQETGDNVGPLIMKRKEA, encoded by the exons ATGAGTTCTAACGTTTCCTTGTCGAAAG ttggaggcctacctgaactagaTACTGGATcagtctgttttttttgttttacagcgGAGTTGGTGGCAGCCATCGGCGTGACTGCAGGAGCTACAGCTGTGGGcatcctcctcctccagcacTTCTCCAAGGGGTCAGGGGTCAAGCCCAAGGTCAACTTTGACCTGCAGAAAGACAACCCCAAAGTAGTGCACGCGTTCGACATCGAGGACCTCGGGGATAAGGCGGTGTACTGCAGGTGTTGGAGATCCAAGAAG TTTCCCTACTGTGATGGCGCTCATGCTAAACATAACCAGGAGACGGGGGATAATGTCGGTCCCCTCATCATGAAGAGAAAGGAGGCCTGA
- the LOC121547765 gene encoding CDGSH iron-sulfur domain-containing protein 1 isoform X2 translates to MSSNVSLSKAELVAAIGVTAGATAVGILLLQHFSKGSGVKPKVNFDLQKDNPKVVHAFDIEDLGDKAVYCRCWRSKKFPYCDGAHAKHNQETGDNVGPLIMKRKEA, encoded by the exons ATGAGTTCTAACGTTTCCTTGTCGAAAG cgGAGTTGGTGGCAGCCATCGGCGTGACTGCAGGAGCTACAGCTGTGGGcatcctcctcctccagcacTTCTCCAAGGGGTCAGGGGTCAAGCCCAAGGTCAACTTTGACCTGCAGAAAGACAACCCCAAAGTAGTGCACGCGTTCGACATCGAGGACCTCGGGGATAAGGCGGTGTACTGCAGGTGTTGGAGATCCAAGAAG TTTCCCTACTGTGATGGCGCTCATGCTAAACATAACCAGGAGACGGGGGATAATGTCGGTCCCCTCATCATGAAGAGAAAGGAGGCCTGA
- the LOC121548054 gene encoding CB1 cannabinoid receptor-interacting protein 1-like gives MAVELVKIGISLKMLPNNSAVYFKSDGARFGQTRTIKLLTGSKYKIEVVVKPGAVEATTMSVGGVTFPLEQQSRDPQSVVYTGIYDTEGVTHTKSGDRQAVQISMQFPEVGSFEVVWQVKYYNYNKRDHCQGGNSFNSIEYECKPNDTRSLMWVNKELFV, from the exons ATGGCTGTCGAACTCGTCAAAATCGGCATTTCATTGAAAATGCTACCAAATAACAGTGCCGTGTACTTCAAATCGGACGGAGCGAGATTTGGCCAAACCAGGACGATTAAATTGTTAACGGGGTCAAAGTACAAGATTGAAGTGGTTGTCAAACCTGGGGCTGTGGAGGCAAC CACCATGAGTGTAGGTGGAGTCACCTTCCCCTTGGAGCAGCAGTCTAGAGACCCCCAGTCCGTAGTCTACACTGGCATCTACGACACAGAGGGAGTGACGCACACCAAGAGCGGAGACAGACAAGCTGTACAGATCAGCATGCAG ttcccagagGTGGGCTCTTTTGAGGTGGTGTGGCAGGTGAAGTACTACAACTATAACAAGAGGGACCACTGCCAGGGGGGAAACAGTTTCAACAGCATCGAGTACGAGTGCAAGCCCAACGATACGCGCAGCCTGATGTGGGTCAACAAGGAGCTGTTTGTCTGA
- the LOC121548055 gene encoding mitoregulin: MADVSERTLQVAIAFSFAVGFLSGWQANRARRKFLDWRKKRLQDKLSETQKKLDLA; the protein is encoded by the coding sequence ATGGCGGACGTTTCTGAAAGGACGCTACAAGTTGCAATCGCTTTTTCATTCGCAGTAGGCTTCCTTTCTGGATGGCAGGCCAACCGAGCGAGGAGGAAGTTCCTGGATTGGAGAAAGAAACGGCTGCAGGATAAACTCTCAGAAACACAGAAGAAACTGGACTTGGCATAA